One window from the genome of Xiphophorus hellerii strain 12219 chromosome 16, Xiphophorus_hellerii-4.1, whole genome shotgun sequence encodes:
- the LOC116736140 gene encoding cysteine protease ATG4D-like isoform X2, whose product MDPTTSSTYVYGRSAAVDQLDDWDLLPSVSAGSLSQERFYEDRVAEDKSKLKSKLVSAWNSVRYGWSLKQKSKFNKSSPLIMLGKTYNLKDSGDGERFRRSFASFLWLTYRRGFPQLPGSSLTTDSGWGCVLRTGQMLLAHGLLIHLMPADWTWPVRYSSVKDDLDLLHPADWTAGEVGSKRGRKLSVGSLLDRPMEATHRRVVGWFADHPTAPFGIHKLVELGQSSGKKAGDWYGPSIVAHILKKAVAASVDLPNLVIYVAQDCTIYLQDVRGLCERPLPQSWKSVIVLVPVRLGGQELNPSYIPCVKKLLMLQCCIGIIGGKPKHSLFFVGFQDDHLLYLDPHYCQPAVNIKKDNFPLESFHCKQPRKMAFSRMDPSCTIGFYAKDQSEFELMCAAVNEAVSTSAETYPMFIFSEEKRRDVEEESISSSITCIQRNDKLNNEDGNSMDEFVLI is encoded by the exons ATGGACCCCACCACGTCCTCCACCTATGTTTACGGCAGGTCCGCCGCGGTCGACCAGTTGGATGACTGGGACCTCCTCCCCTCTGTGTCTGCTGGGTCTTTGAGTCAGGAGAGGTTCTACGAGGACCGGGTTGCAGAGGACAAAAGCAAATTGAAATCCAAGCTGGTCTCAGCATGGAACAGCGTCAGATAtg GCTGGTCCTTGAAGCAGAAATCCAAATTTAACAAGAGCTCGCCACTCATCATGCTGGGGAAAACCTACAATCTCAAAGACAGCG GGGACGGGGAGCGTTTCCGCCGCTCCTTCGCGTCCTTCCTGTGGCTGACGTACAGACGGGGCTTCCCTCAGCTGCCGGGCTCCTCTCTGACCACAGACAGCGGCTGGGGGTGTGTTCTGCGTACGGGCCAGATGCTGCTGGCTCACGGCCTGCTCATACACCTGATGCCCGCAg ACTGGACTTGGCCTGTGCGGTACTCCTCCGTCAAGGACGACCTGGACCTGCTCCACCCAGCCGACTGGACGGCAGGGGAAGTCGGGAGTAAGAGGGGGCGGAAGCTTAGCGTCGGCTCCCTCCTGGACAGACCCATGGAAGCCACACACAGGAGGGTGGTGGGCTGGTTCGCTGACCACCCCACGGCCCCGTTCGGCATACACAAGCTGGTGGAGCTGGGGCAAAGCTCAGGGAAGAAGGCCGGCGACTGGTACGGCCCATCCATCGTGGCTCACATCCTGAA GAAAGCTGTGGCGGCTTCGGTGGATCTCCCCAATCTGGTCATTTATGTTGCACAAGACTGCACCA tctacCTCCAGGATGTCAGAGGGCTGTGTGAACGGCCCCTCCCTCAAAGCTGGAAGTCCGTCATCGTCCTGGTTCCTGTCCGGCTCGGAGGACAGGAGCTCAATCCTTCCTACATCCCCTGCGTCAAA AAACTTCTGATGCTGCAGTGCTGCATCGGGATCATTGGTGGCAAACCAAAGCACTCTTTGTTCTTCGTTGGCTTCCAGG ACGACCATCTGCTGTACTTAGACCCTCACTACTGCCAGCCTGCAGTGAACATAAAAAAGGACAACTTTCCCTTAGAG TCGTTTCACTGTAAGCAACCCAGGAAAATGGCCTTTTCCCGCATGGATCCCAGCTGTACCATAGGATTTTATGCAAAAGATCAAAGTGAGTTTGAGCTCATGTGTGCAGCTGTGAACGAG GCCGTCTCCACGTCGGCAGAGACGTACCCCATGTTTATATTCTCCGAGGAGAAGCGTCGGGACGTGGAGGAGGaaagcatcagcagcagcatcacTTGCATCCAGAGAAACGACAAACTGAATAACGAGGACGGCAACAGCATGGACGAGTTTGTTCTGATATGA
- the LOC116736140 gene encoding cysteine protease ATG4D-like isoform X4: protein MDPTTSSTYVYGRSAAVDQLDDWDLLPSVSAGSLSQERFYEDRVAEDKSKLKSKLVSAWNSVRYDWTWPVRYSSVKDDLDLLHPADWTAGEVGSKRGRKLSVGSLLDRPMEATHRRVVGWFADHPTAPFGIHKLVELGQSSGKKAGDWYGPSIVAHILKKAVAASVDLPNLVIYVAQDCTIYLQDVRGLCERPLPQSWKSVIVLVPVRLGGQELNPSYIPCVKKLLMLQCCIGIIGGKPKHSLFFVGFQDDHLLYLDPHYCQPAVNIKKDNFPLESFHCKQPRKMAFSRMDPSCTIGFYAKDQSEFELMCAAVNEAVSTSAETYPMFIFSEEKRRDVEEESISSSITCIQRNDKLNNEDGNSMDEFVLI from the exons ATGGACCCCACCACGTCCTCCACCTATGTTTACGGCAGGTCCGCCGCGGTCGACCAGTTGGATGACTGGGACCTCCTCCCCTCTGTGTCTGCTGGGTCTTTGAGTCAGGAGAGGTTCTACGAGGACCGGGTTGCAGAGGACAAAAGCAAATTGAAATCCAAGCTGGTCTCAGCATGGAACAGCGTCAGATAtg ACTGGACTTGGCCTGTGCGGTACTCCTCCGTCAAGGACGACCTGGACCTGCTCCACCCAGCCGACTGGACGGCAGGGGAAGTCGGGAGTAAGAGGGGGCGGAAGCTTAGCGTCGGCTCCCTCCTGGACAGACCCATGGAAGCCACACACAGGAGGGTGGTGGGCTGGTTCGCTGACCACCCCACGGCCCCGTTCGGCATACACAAGCTGGTGGAGCTGGGGCAAAGCTCAGGGAAGAAGGCCGGCGACTGGTACGGCCCATCCATCGTGGCTCACATCCTGAA GAAAGCTGTGGCGGCTTCGGTGGATCTCCCCAATCTGGTCATTTATGTTGCACAAGACTGCACCA tctacCTCCAGGATGTCAGAGGGCTGTGTGAACGGCCCCTCCCTCAAAGCTGGAAGTCCGTCATCGTCCTGGTTCCTGTCCGGCTCGGAGGACAGGAGCTCAATCCTTCCTACATCCCCTGCGTCAAA AAACTTCTGATGCTGCAGTGCTGCATCGGGATCATTGGTGGCAAACCAAAGCACTCTTTGTTCTTCGTTGGCTTCCAGG ACGACCATCTGCTGTACTTAGACCCTCACTACTGCCAGCCTGCAGTGAACATAAAAAAGGACAACTTTCCCTTAGAG TCGTTTCACTGTAAGCAACCCAGGAAAATGGCCTTTTCCCGCATGGATCCCAGCTGTACCATAGGATTTTATGCAAAAGATCAAAGTGAGTTTGAGCTCATGTGTGCAGCTGTGAACGAG GCCGTCTCCACGTCGGCAGAGACGTACCCCATGTTTATATTCTCCGAGGAGAAGCGTCGGGACGTGGAGGAGGaaagcatcagcagcagcatcacTTGCATCCAGAGAAACGACAAACTGAATAACGAGGACGGCAACAGCATGGACGAGTTTGTTCTGATATGA
- the LOC116736140 gene encoding cysteine protease ATG4D-like isoform X1: protein MDPTTSSTYVYGRSAAVDQLDDWDLLPSVSAGSLSQERFYEDRVAEDKSKLKSKLVSAWNSVRYGWSLKQKSKFNKSSPLIMLGKTYNLKDSGDGERFRRSFASFLWLTYRRGFPQLPGSSLTTDSGWGCVLRTGQMLLAHGLLIHLMPAVSELLLDWTWPVRYSSVKDDLDLLHPADWTAGEVGSKRGRKLSVGSLLDRPMEATHRRVVGWFADHPTAPFGIHKLVELGQSSGKKAGDWYGPSIVAHILKKAVAASVDLPNLVIYVAQDCTIYLQDVRGLCERPLPQSWKSVIVLVPVRLGGQELNPSYIPCVKKLLMLQCCIGIIGGKPKHSLFFVGFQDDHLLYLDPHYCQPAVNIKKDNFPLESFHCKQPRKMAFSRMDPSCTIGFYAKDQSEFELMCAAVNEAVSTSAETYPMFIFSEEKRRDVEEESISSSITCIQRNDKLNNEDGNSMDEFVLI from the exons ATGGACCCCACCACGTCCTCCACCTATGTTTACGGCAGGTCCGCCGCGGTCGACCAGTTGGATGACTGGGACCTCCTCCCCTCTGTGTCTGCTGGGTCTTTGAGTCAGGAGAGGTTCTACGAGGACCGGGTTGCAGAGGACAAAAGCAAATTGAAATCCAAGCTGGTCTCAGCATGGAACAGCGTCAGATAtg GCTGGTCCTTGAAGCAGAAATCCAAATTTAACAAGAGCTCGCCACTCATCATGCTGGGGAAAACCTACAATCTCAAAGACAGCG GGGACGGGGAGCGTTTCCGCCGCTCCTTCGCGTCCTTCCTGTGGCTGACGTACAGACGGGGCTTCCCTCAGCTGCCGGGCTCCTCTCTGACCACAGACAGCGGCTGGGGGTGTGTTCTGCGTACGGGCCAGATGCTGCTGGCTCACGGCCTGCTCATACACCTGATGCCCGCAg tcTCGGAACTTCTTCTAGACTGGACTTGGCCTGTGCGGTACTCCTCCGTCAAGGACGACCTGGACCTGCTCCACCCAGCCGACTGGACGGCAGGGGAAGTCGGGAGTAAGAGGGGGCGGAAGCTTAGCGTCGGCTCCCTCCTGGACAGACCCATGGAAGCCACACACAGGAGGGTGGTGGGCTGGTTCGCTGACCACCCCACGGCCCCGTTCGGCATACACAAGCTGGTGGAGCTGGGGCAAAGCTCAGGGAAGAAGGCCGGCGACTGGTACGGCCCATCCATCGTGGCTCACATCCTGAA GAAAGCTGTGGCGGCTTCGGTGGATCTCCCCAATCTGGTCATTTATGTTGCACAAGACTGCACCA tctacCTCCAGGATGTCAGAGGGCTGTGTGAACGGCCCCTCCCTCAAAGCTGGAAGTCCGTCATCGTCCTGGTTCCTGTCCGGCTCGGAGGACAGGAGCTCAATCCTTCCTACATCCCCTGCGTCAAA AAACTTCTGATGCTGCAGTGCTGCATCGGGATCATTGGTGGCAAACCAAAGCACTCTTTGTTCTTCGTTGGCTTCCAGG ACGACCATCTGCTGTACTTAGACCCTCACTACTGCCAGCCTGCAGTGAACATAAAAAAGGACAACTTTCCCTTAGAG TCGTTTCACTGTAAGCAACCCAGGAAAATGGCCTTTTCCCGCATGGATCCCAGCTGTACCATAGGATTTTATGCAAAAGATCAAAGTGAGTTTGAGCTCATGTGTGCAGCTGTGAACGAG GCCGTCTCCACGTCGGCAGAGACGTACCCCATGTTTATATTCTCCGAGGAGAAGCGTCGGGACGTGGAGGAGGaaagcatcagcagcagcatcacTTGCATCCAGAGAAACGACAAACTGAATAACGAGGACGGCAACAGCATGGACGAGTTTGTTCTGATATGA
- the LOC116736140 gene encoding cysteine protease ATG4D-like isoform X3: MDPTTSSTYVYGRSAAVDQLDDWDLLPSVSAGSLSQERFYEDRVAEDKSKLKSKLVSAWNSVRYGWSLKQKSKFNKSSPLIMLGKTYNLKDSGDGERFRRSFASFLWLTYRRGFPQLPGSSLTTDSGWGCVLRTGQMLLAHGLLIHLMPAVSELLLDWTWPVRYSSVKDDLDLLHPADWTAGEVGSKRGRKLSVGSLLDRPMEATHRRVVGWFADHPTAPFGIHKLVELGQSSGKKAGDWYGPSIVAHILKKAVAASVDLPNLVIYVAQDCTIYLQDVRGLCERPLPQSWKSVIVLVPVRLGGQELNPSYIPCVKKLLMLQCCIGIIGGKPKHSLFFVGFQDDHLLYLDPHYCQPAVNIKKDNFPLESFHCKQPRKMAFSRMDPSCTIGFYAKDQSRLHVGRDVPHVYILRGEASGRGGGKHQQQHHLHPEKRQTE; encoded by the exons ATGGACCCCACCACGTCCTCCACCTATGTTTACGGCAGGTCCGCCGCGGTCGACCAGTTGGATGACTGGGACCTCCTCCCCTCTGTGTCTGCTGGGTCTTTGAGTCAGGAGAGGTTCTACGAGGACCGGGTTGCAGAGGACAAAAGCAAATTGAAATCCAAGCTGGTCTCAGCATGGAACAGCGTCAGATAtg GCTGGTCCTTGAAGCAGAAATCCAAATTTAACAAGAGCTCGCCACTCATCATGCTGGGGAAAACCTACAATCTCAAAGACAGCG GGGACGGGGAGCGTTTCCGCCGCTCCTTCGCGTCCTTCCTGTGGCTGACGTACAGACGGGGCTTCCCTCAGCTGCCGGGCTCCTCTCTGACCACAGACAGCGGCTGGGGGTGTGTTCTGCGTACGGGCCAGATGCTGCTGGCTCACGGCCTGCTCATACACCTGATGCCCGCAg tcTCGGAACTTCTTCTAGACTGGACTTGGCCTGTGCGGTACTCCTCCGTCAAGGACGACCTGGACCTGCTCCACCCAGCCGACTGGACGGCAGGGGAAGTCGGGAGTAAGAGGGGGCGGAAGCTTAGCGTCGGCTCCCTCCTGGACAGACCCATGGAAGCCACACACAGGAGGGTGGTGGGCTGGTTCGCTGACCACCCCACGGCCCCGTTCGGCATACACAAGCTGGTGGAGCTGGGGCAAAGCTCAGGGAAGAAGGCCGGCGACTGGTACGGCCCATCCATCGTGGCTCACATCCTGAA GAAAGCTGTGGCGGCTTCGGTGGATCTCCCCAATCTGGTCATTTATGTTGCACAAGACTGCACCA tctacCTCCAGGATGTCAGAGGGCTGTGTGAACGGCCCCTCCCTCAAAGCTGGAAGTCCGTCATCGTCCTGGTTCCTGTCCGGCTCGGAGGACAGGAGCTCAATCCTTCCTACATCCCCTGCGTCAAA AAACTTCTGATGCTGCAGTGCTGCATCGGGATCATTGGTGGCAAACCAAAGCACTCTTTGTTCTTCGTTGGCTTCCAGG ACGACCATCTGCTGTACTTAGACCCTCACTACTGCCAGCCTGCAGTGAACATAAAAAAGGACAACTTTCCCTTAGAG TCGTTTCACTGTAAGCAACCCAGGAAAATGGCCTTTTCCCGCATGGATCCCAGCTGTACCATAGGATTTTATGCAAAAGATCAAA GCCGTCTCCACGTCGGCAGAGACGTACCCCATGTTTATATTCTCCGAGGAGAAGCGTCGGGACGTGGAGGAGGaaagcatcagcagcagcatcacTTGCATCCAGAGAAACGACAAACTGAATAA